The Oceanisphaera avium genome includes a region encoding these proteins:
- a CDS encoding type VI secretion system-associated protein TagO, which translates to MQKQLFALLALALSLPVAAEPISVNAFNACAALSPNDARLACYDQLAKDHAKISEHADTAHGKWEVDIKVDPIDDSKTVHIALTADSGNSRYGKPIQLLANCDSDQTELLIDWQIYLGSEAKVTLRIGDHPAHTTKWKLSSNRQQSFNTAPIETLKTMLQAEQMAAQTTPFNQQPSTAIFDLRGLDEAIKPLRAACNW; encoded by the coding sequence GTGCAAAAGCAATTATTCGCCCTACTCGCCCTTGCTCTGTCTTTACCTGTGGCGGCCGAGCCAATATCAGTGAATGCTTTCAATGCTTGCGCGGCCCTAAGCCCAAATGATGCCAGACTGGCCTGCTATGACCAATTAGCTAAAGACCACGCCAAGATTAGCGAACATGCCGATACTGCCCACGGAAAGTGGGAAGTCGATATCAAAGTTGACCCTATTGATGACTCAAAAACGGTGCATATTGCGCTCACCGCCGACTCGGGTAACTCACGATATGGCAAGCCGATTCAGTTATTAGCAAATTGTGACTCAGACCAAACCGAGTTACTGATCGACTGGCAAATCTATTTAGGTAGTGAAGCTAAAGTCACGCTAAGAATTGGCGATCATCCTGCCCACACCACCAAATGGAAACTGTCTTCCAATAGGCAGCAATCTTTTAATACTGCGCCCATCGAGACCTTAAAAACCATGCTGCAAGCTGAACAAATGGCCGCACAAACCACTCCTTTTAATCAACAGCCCTCTACTGCTATTTTTGATCTTAGAGGCTTAGACGAGGCCATTAAACCCTTACGTGCCGCCTGTAATTGGTAA
- a CDS encoding prolyl-tRNA synthetase associated domain-containing protein, translating to MDILEKLASWHITPEVIEHAPLFTCNEADRLLLDRPGTRLKNLFLRDNYGRRHALLLTTPHKQVDLKALSKQVSWSRLGFASPERLDKYLKVAPGHVSVLALINDSEQAVELWLDNDLMPGEHLQCHPLRNTATVLLSKADLARFTEHTGHVPQWLAVPERAG from the coding sequence ATGGACATCTTAGAAAAACTAGCAAGTTGGCACATTACACCTGAGGTGATTGAGCATGCTCCTCTTTTTACTTGTAATGAGGCCGACCGTTTATTATTAGACAGACCCGGTACCCGACTTAAAAATCTATTTTTACGGGATAATTATGGCCGCCGTCATGCCTTATTATTAACCACCCCTCATAAACAGGTAGACTTAAAAGCCTTATCTAAACAAGTGTCGTGGTCGCGCTTAGGGTTTGCCTCGCCAGAGCGACTCGATAAATACTTAAAAGTCGCGCCTGGACATGTCTCAGTGTTGGCGCTGATTAATGATAGTGAGCAGGCGGTGGAGTTGTGGCTAGATAACGACTTAATGCCGGGTGAGCACTTGCAGTGTCACCCTCTGCGCAACACCGCCACTGTGTTACTCAGTAAAGCCGATTTGGCACGCTTTACTGAGCACACCGGTCATGTGCCTCAGTGGCTAGCTGTCCCTGAAAGAGCGGGTTAG
- a CDS encoding LLM class flavin-dependent oxidoreductase: MSVPPIKLSQVTLSMLDLVPTRSGHTIAEAINESVAVAQHVERLGFKRFWLAEHHNIEGIASSATAVLIGHIAGHTQHIRVGSGGIMLPNHPPLVVAEQFGTLATMYPNRIDLGLGRAPGSDQVTMRALHRRPEDADHFPHHVQQLQQLLGPPQSGQTLKAIPGMGTRVPIWLLGSSLFSAQLAAKMGLPYAFAAHFAPRMMQEAISLYKNNFQPSAALAAPYVILGVPVVVGDTERDANYLATSGQQKILNLFRGTSLSLTPPVTSMEGLWLPHERQGVEQFLAAAAIGDSAQVASTLHALVAQTGANELMVVTDVYEQAARHHSLSLLAELVKS; this comes from the coding sequence ATGTCGGTACCACCCATAAAACTTAGCCAAGTGACTCTCTCCATGTTGGACTTAGTGCCCACGAGAAGCGGCCATACCATAGCAGAGGCGATTAATGAGTCAGTGGCCGTGGCTCAACATGTGGAGCGCTTAGGCTTTAAGCGCTTTTGGCTGGCTGAGCATCATAATATAGAAGGCATTGCCAGCTCTGCTACAGCGGTGCTGATTGGACATATTGCCGGTCATACGCAGCATATTCGGGTGGGCTCTGGCGGTATTATGCTTCCCAACCACCCGCCATTGGTGGTAGCCGAACAATTTGGCACCTTAGCTACTATGTATCCCAATCGTATTGACTTAGGCTTAGGCCGTGCTCCAGGCAGTGATCAAGTAACCATGCGTGCGCTACATCGCCGACCAGAAGATGCCGACCATTTTCCACATCACGTCCAACAGCTGCAACAGCTATTAGGCCCACCACAAAGCGGCCAAACACTAAAAGCCATTCCGGGTATGGGTACCCGAGTACCCATTTGGTTACTGGGATCCAGTTTATTTAGTGCACAATTAGCGGCCAAAATGGGCCTACCTTATGCCTTTGCTGCTCACTTTGCGCCGCGCATGATGCAAGAGGCGATCAGTCTTTATAAAAATAACTTTCAGCCGTCAGCAGCATTAGCCGCACCTTATGTAATTTTAGGCGTGCCGGTGGTGGTGGGTGATACCGAGCGTGACGCTAACTACTTAGCCACCTCTGGCCAGCAAAAAATATTAAATTTATTTCGCGGTACGTCACTTAGCCTAACGCCGCCGGTAACCAGCATGGAAGGACTCTGGCTGCCTCATGAGCGCCAAGGCGTAGAGCAGTTTTTAGCAGCGGCCGCCATTGGCGACTCAGCGCAAGTGGCCAGCACATTGCACGCCCTAGTGGCACAAACCGGCGCTAATGAGCTGATGGTAGTCACGGATGTGTATGAGCAAGCGGCTCGCCACCACAGCCTTAGTCTGCTAGCCGAATTAGTGAAGAGTTAG
- a CDS encoding putative quinol monooxygenase, with protein sequence MYCIIVKTKLKPGKTDEFLAAMLPNAQASVRDEPGCHTFDVLQDREDPELFWLYEIYEDEAALAEHKLTPHYKASRAVVTDLIAEQSVIKGDMLAVNSAR encoded by the coding sequence ATGTATTGCATTATTGTCAAAACCAAGCTTAAGCCAGGTAAAACCGATGAGTTTTTAGCCGCTATGTTGCCTAATGCGCAAGCCTCTGTGCGCGATGAGCCAGGCTGTCATACCTTCGATGTCTTGCAAGACCGAGAAGATCCCGAGTTGTTTTGGTTATATGAAATTTATGAAGACGAAGCTGCATTAGCCGAGCATAAGTTAACGCCGCATTATAAAGCTAGCCGCGCTGTGGTGACAGATCTCATTGCCGAGCAATCGGTGATTAAAGGGGACATGTTAGCGGTGAATTCTGCCCGCTAA